CATCGGGATGAGCCACGATGGCAAACGCAACCTGATTCATGGTGGCAGCATAGCAACCTGGCCCCGTTCATGGAAATGGAAAAGTGCGGTTACTGCGCGCGGAAAGGCAGCGGACAAAGCATGGCCGAACTGCGCTGTTCGCCGCTCACTAGCACCAATTCCGTGCCGGGTTTCTGGCATTCTTTGCGCACGTAACCCAGCGCGAGGTTGGCCTGCAACGACGGGGACCGCACCGCGCTCGTAACATAACCCACCGTGCGATCACCCAAAAACAATTTGTCCCCCTTCATGGGCAGCGCGGCTAAATCATTCGCCAGCCGCAAGCCGCGCAATGACTTGGCCACCTGACCGTAGCTGCGAATACGGGCAATCACCTCCTGCCCGGTATAACACCCCTTGCTGTAACTGATGGCACGGGCCTCAATACCGGCCTCCGGCGCCAGGTTGGTTTCATCCATATCCACGTCGTACCGCGGCAGCCCGGCCTCGATGCGCGCAGTTTCCAGCGCCTGCCAGCCGCACATCATCCCGCCCGCCCGGCTGGCCACCGCCAGCAAGCGGGTGGCCACCACCGCCAAGACCTGTCCCGGCACAAACAGATCAAATCCATCTGAACCAGTGCGGGGCAAATTCACAATGCACACTTCACCCCACACTGGATGATTCACCATGCAGGAGGCCAGCGACTGCGCGGGCGGAGTGAATTGCAATTCCCGGCCCAATTCCGCCAAAACCGTCCCGGCACACGGCCCTTGCAGGCTGAGCAATCCATAATGCGGAGCCACATCCACGATCTGTACGTCATCCGCAATGATAAATTTTTCGAGGCGCGGAAGGGTAGTACTCATGAAACCGGGCTCAAAATCCAGCAATAATTCCCCGGCCAGCGCGTGAATGTACAAGTCTCCCTGTACCTTTCCCTTATGGTTGACGATGGCGGCATAACAACCCTGCCCCGGCTGAAGGTCTTTGACGTTATTGGTGACCTGTCCGTTTAAGAAGCGCTGGCGGTCATTGCCGGTGAGGCAAAGGCGGCTGCGGAAACTCAGGTCCAGCAAGGCCACACCCTGGCGCAACGCGGCATGTTCCAGTGTGGGTTCACCGTAGTGATCCACCACCTGCTGGCCGTTTACCACCCCAAACCGCGCGCTCAAGTTCCGGTGAAACTCCGATAATGACAATGGCACCATCTCAGCAGCATAGCGCAAAATTGGATAAAAACAAAGACAAGCAGCCGACGCCACGTTTGCCATGGTTCATTTTTGCGTGGTTTTTTGTTTGACCAAAGCCAGGAACCGTCGAGAATTAGCCCATGAAGCATCATGATTTTCGGGCTGCAACTGTGTGTTTGCTGGGCGTGGCACTGTCACTGCTGGCCGCTGAACCGGGTGGCGACGGCGTGAAGGTCACCCAGAAAAACGACCGCGTGACCGTGGAAATTAACGGCGACCTGTTTACCGAATTCTGGTTCCAGGGCAACCAGCATCCCGCCAAAATCAAAAAGAAAGGGAGCGATGAGGAAGTCACCCAGCCAACCCGCAAAGTCTATTACTGGCCCATCACCGGCCCCAATGGGGCCATCATGACCCGGGCGTGGCCCATCGTGCCGGACTCCAAAAACGAGGAACACGACCATCCGCATCATCGCGGCTTCTGGTTCGCCCACGGCTTGGTGAATGGGGTGGATTTTTGGGCGGAAGACGCCAAGGCCGGGCGAATTGTGCATGACCGTTTCATCGAAGTAAAATCCGGCAAGGACGAGGGCATTATCAAATCCGCCTGCAAATGGGTGGCGCCGGACAATAAAGTAGTCTGTACCGATGAACGGGTTTTGCGCGTTTATAACCGGCCCAAGAACGAACGCCTCTTTGATTTTGAAATCACGTTGCAGGCCCCCAACGACCGCGACACCGTGTTAGGCGATACCAAAGAAGGGACGCTGGCGATGCGCATTGCCGAATCCATGCGCCTTTCGTTGGGCAAAAACAAGCCGGGCAAGGGGCGAATCGTGCAAAATACCGGCACGGAAGGCGATAAAACCTGGGGTAAACCCGCTGAGTGGTGCGACTACAGCGGCCCGGTGGAAGGCAACACCGTGGGGATCGCCATTTTTGATCATCCGAAAAATCCGGTGCATCCGACTTGGTGGCACGTCCGCGATTACGGACTATTTGCCGCGAACCCATTCGGCGTGCATGATTTTGAGAAGAAGCCGCCGGGCACCGGCAACCTGACCATTCCGGCGGGCAAATCCATCACGTTCAAATATCGCCTCTACCTGCACGAAGGGGATGAGCGACAGGGCAAAGTGGCCGAGCGCTATGAGGCGTACGTGAAAGCGGTGAAATAACCGCAACCTGGCAAATCAAAAGCATCCGTATTCGCGGGCATTCATAGCAACTCTGCTTAAATTAAGTAGGAGAAACAGCATCCGTCTCCATCGCACGAAATGAAAGCGGCACGCCACGCGTGCCATTTGCGCTAAAAAACAGGGGGCGTTGGGCGGCCGCTCAGGCCTGCCGGCGATCCTCCCGGCGATCACCCCGGAATCCGCCACCCGCTGGCTGCGGGGAGCGCTCCTCGCGCGGACGGGCGATATTCACGGTCATTTCCTGGCCTTGGAATTCCTTGCTGTGGAGTTGTTCCACCGCCTTTTTGGCGTCTTCCGCCGAGGCAAATTCCACGAAGGCAAAGCCGCGGGATTTGCCATTGAATTTATCCACCATCAGGTTGACCGAAGTCAACGGGCCCACCTTGGAAAAGAGTTCCCTCAGGTCGTTTTCACCCGTTTGGAAGGCAAGGTTCCCCACGAATAATCTGGACTCATTCATAATGCTGTTGCATCCGCCGCAAAGCAACGTGGGAAGAAATTACTGCAATTGCGCAGGAACTTATGTCGCGCCAACCGGCCTTACCGACATCTGTCGTGCTGACACCGACCACGGTTGTTCTTTGTGCTGATGCCCTTACTTTTTACCAAAACACTGGCCGTCGTCAATCAGAGAAAATGCCTGGTTTGAACGAAATTCCTGGTCGCCTTTTTACTCCCCGTCTGATAGCCTGAGAAAAATGGATATGATCGAGAGAAAAATTGGGGCGGTCACGCTGATTTATCCGGTGGCTTCCCTGGTGGAACCGGTGCCGTTTCATACCTTATTTTCCGCTGCCCAGCCGTTGGAGGTAGAATTGGGCAGTGGG
This genomic window from Verrucomicrobiota bacterium contains:
- a CDS encoding glycine cleavage T C-terminal barrel domain-containing protein; this encodes MANVASAACLCFYPILRYAAEMVPLSLSEFHRNLSARFGVVNGQQVVDHYGEPTLEHAALRQGVALLDLSFRSRLCLTGNDRQRFLNGQVTNNVKDLQPGQGCYAAIVNHKGKVQGDLYIHALAGELLLDFEPGFMSTTLPRLEKFIIADDVQIVDVAPHYGLLSLQGPCAGTVLAELGRELQFTPPAQSLASCMVNHPVWGEVCIVNLPRTGSDGFDLFVPGQVLAVVATRLLAVASRAGGMMCGWQALETARIEAGLPRYDVDMDETNLAPEAGIEARAISYSKGCYTGQEVIARIRSYGQVAKSLRGLRLANDLAALPMKGDKLFLGDRTVGYVTSAVRSPSLQANLALGYVRKECQKPGTELVLVSGEQRSSAMLCPLPFRAQ
- a CDS encoding PmoA family protein — protein: MKHHDFRAATVCLLGVALSLLAAEPGGDGVKVTQKNDRVTVEINGDLFTEFWFQGNQHPAKIKKKGSDEEVTQPTRKVYYWPITGPNGAIMTRAWPIVPDSKNEEHDHPHHRGFWFAHGLVNGVDFWAEDAKAGRIVHDRFIEVKSGKDEGIIKSACKWVAPDNKVVCTDERVLRVYNRPKNERLFDFEITLQAPNDRDTVLGDTKEGTLAMRIAESMRLSLGKNKPGKGRIVQNTGTEGDKTWGKPAEWCDYSGPVEGNTVGIAIFDHPKNPVHPTWWHVRDYGLFAANPFGVHDFEKKPPGTGNLTIPAGKSITFKYRLYLHEGDERQGKVAERYEAYVKAVK
- a CDS encoding RNA-binding protein, which translates into the protein MNESRLFVGNLAFQTGENDLRELFSKVGPLTSVNLMVDKFNGKSRGFAFVEFASAEDAKKAVEQLHSKEFQGQEMTVNIARPREERSPQPAGGGFRGDRREDRRQA